The Candidatus Caldatribacterium sp. genome includes the window CCCACAAAAAGGTGTGTGAAGAGCCCTTCTTTCTGCATTCGGAAGACCTCATACACCAGGTCGCGAACGTCCCGGTAGTGGGGCATCTGGTGCACGGGAAGGGGATGGAAAGCAACTATGTCCTTCTCGAGGGCCTTCAGAGCTCTTTTTCCCTGAGTTCCGAGGACGATGATTTTAGTTGAGGAAAACTTCTGATTTTCGAGGAAACGGAGTATCTCCTGGGCAAGGATGGTGCTGAAGCCTCCCACAAGACCCCGGTCGGGAAAAAGACCGACAAGGAGGAGCTTTCTGTGCTCAGGGGGAGTATCCTGTGGCCCGAGAATGGCAAGCATTCGCTCGAGTTCTTTTCCGAAAGCCCGGGCTTTCTCAAGGGCGTTCTTGCCCATTCTCCAGCGAGCAGCAGAAATGGTCTTCATGGTGTTCGTGATGCGCTGGATCTCCCGCACAAGGGCTATTTGGCGTTTCAATTGAGCAAGCTTTGCCATCACCTTACCTCCTCGAGGAACTTCTCGGTAAAGCTCACCAAGACCTTTCGCATCTCTTCCTCGAGATCATGCGTGAGGTCCCGCTCCCTTTCAAGGCGTTCAAGGAGAGGTCCATGCTCTCTCTTCAGGTACTCAATGAGCTCCTGTTCCCAGAGTTTCACTTTCTCGATAGGAATGGCAT containing:
- a CDS encoding F0F1 ATP synthase subunit gamma; this encodes MAKLAQLKRQIALVREIQRITNTMKTISAARWRMGKNALEKARAFGKELERMLAILGPQDTPPEHRKLLLVGLFPDRGLVGGFSTILAQEILRFLENQKFSSTKIIVLGTQGKRALKALEKDIVAFHPLPVHQMPHYRDVRDLVYEVFRMQKEGLFTHLFVGFMQYVSISERRPRVEQILPFEKGIPMVRERYLLLSDVGSLYSSLLFEYVAGKLYEALAENFMSEQAARFILMDTATTHAQETLDTLLLLYAKKRQERITQELNEVTGAAEALRAQAR